The DNA sequence ACCTTACTTTTTTTAGGAAATCTTCAAAATTAATTGGAGCTTGGAGCTTGGaagaatttgataaatttgtttGAGAGGCCATAAAAGATGTGATCATAAACATTCCAATGCATCAGAATACTAGAGATTCCCTCCATATGCTATTCCAAACCTCTCATAGCGTGGGCCCTCTCATCCTAGTAGCTCTATCTTTTGGTTTAATCAAGCATGGAAAATTTGTTTTGCTTGCATCTAATACATACTACATAAAAGCTTGTCATCTGAGAACTCAGATGGCATATGATGGTAATAATCCTGGCTGACACTGAAAATATGAATTCAAGAATCTGATATCCATGCAAGTCCAACATAGATTATATACCTCCATTCATTCTGGTAAAGAACTTCTTGCCATGTTTCCCACCATGAATCTCCTTCAgcattttttccaaatttttctgCACCTATACATAATTAATGATGATATAAGAATATGATAGACatatgataaaaatagaattggATATTTTGCAATAAATAATCATccttttgtattattatttaaagtGTAGGTGGCAATACTCTTGGAGAGGAAAATAgatcattcaaaagaaaaagatatacCGAATTACAATCTTCATTATACTATACTCAAGCCCGGACTAAAGGGTAACATTGAAGCGTTAATTCCCCGCAACACAAGCTGTACAGTATGTTCTAATATTTACAAGATGTATGAAATATATCTCTTGGATGATCTGAACAATATCATAGAAAGGTTGCTCAAACTCAAAGTTAAGTCCAAATTTGTTGTAAATAATATGCAACAGAGTCTATGAAGCAAAAGCACAACAACagaactttatatatatatatatatatatttatgtgtgtgtgtgtgtgtgtgtgtgaaatacCAGTGACTTTCATTAGTGATATTGATCGTATAActcagaaattaaaataaaacagtCTCAACAATTGAATGGAAGGGATATGCAGAGTGTATTGCTTTATGAAATAGCCCACAGTGATGGCGGCCATATTCTTATTTCTGAGATTACTCTATATAGGGTCAGAGATGAGATTGAGCACTAATCATCCATGATCTCATTATTTATGACATTTTTCACTCATAGCAAGGTCTTATAATCCATTTCAGATTTTGGTTCAGTCACATAAGGTTTCAgatgttttaaatttatttgtaaaaacacaaaaggatgaaaataaaaagtgcATTAAATATGTGGAAAAACACACAGATGTAAGGAAATTAAATATCAATGAACAGTTATTAATACATTAGCTACCCATggtatttaattaaatgtccTGGCGTTATTATTATATCTATCAATTATTATATGTGAATTATCTTGCAGATAGCCAGGGGTGGCCTCTTTCAGTTCAAGTTGAGAATAAAAACATTTGGCCAAAACTTGATTGAGCACATACAGTAAGAGCAAAATCACTCAGCTGGTTGTAAAATATATCATCAAGAAAAATTGCTATAGGATGCTGGTCAATTAAATAGCATACCTAATTCTTTATATCCAGTCCAATCACTTTTCTCCCACCACtgtgaagaaaatcaaagaaagtAACTTAATAAGATACTGATTTAGCATTAAACTgactcaaaataatatataaaagctCCTATGTTATGCTTGAATGGCTACTGTCATTTGATCAATAATAATTGTGTAGAACAGAGCTCAAACCTTCAATACCTTCATGTCAATGCTCTAAACAAATGTTGCAAACTCCATCATATTCCAGAAGTACCAAATTGGACAATTTTAGAATGCCCAAAATACTTGCAAATGCAAAAATAGCAATTGTTGTCATGTTAATCTAGCTGAACCAAACAGGTTCAGTGAGAAGCTTGAAGTTAAATAAATTTCTCAAAGATCCAACATGAGTTTAATTCAATGAATTTAGATTCATTCTACTATACAAAAGGATGCTATTTGGAAATTCCTTCCTCCACTGGAGTGAAAGAATTGTTTGAAACACGCATCGTGAGGAAAGCACCAGAATTGAATAGTTTTTCCGTGCTCTTCCTTTAAAACTTATGGGATATGTTGTGTGGAAATTTAAAGCAAGTGTTTGACAATCTTAAACATAGTAAAACCACTCTGAACAAATTTACTCATGTTTTCATTACTCTTATTGACACATAAAGGTGCCCAAAATACTCGTTGCCTATACACTTATTGAACTGTGTGTTCAAAACTCCCTAAAATCCTGAGTTGCAGTTACAAAAGGTAATTACTGATTTAGGGGATGTGAAAGGATTTTTCAACTTACTTAAATTATGCAGATGACTTTCTTCAATCACAAGTGTGCAcatgtttgttttgttaatgATGTGGCTGTTGATAATTTAGTGAAAAAGTCCACATATACAATTACTTGTAAGTCAGACCTGGTCTCTGAAATATTCAACTTAGTAACAGGATAGCCAACttcatattgaaaattttgtaagAAACTTGCCATTTGGAAAGGAAGAATGGGTAGTGGCCCAACagaattaaatgaattaatgcCCACCACACCAATAAACTGATACATATATCTATTATTTACCCTACAGGTTGATTGGTAAATTAGATGGATTAGACAAAACTTTAATGTCAGTATCTGCCAAAGTTCCAAGGGGATACAATCTAATGAAATAGGAAGAGTATGTCAAGCAAGATAGGAATAAGGCATAGCAAGGATCAGTTTGAAGGAATGCCAAGATGCTAAGCTAGGGATATCATGATTGAGAATTCATCAGCAATCTTCCATCAAGATATCTTAGTATGCATATGCATTATACAGAAGAATTTCATAATATCAAAACTCAATAAGATCTTTTTAGATCTCTTGATGAAATGCATTTTCTCCTggttcaataaataaataaatacacggaacaataaaaaatctcaaagaaataaaacaattaaacttTAACTCAGTAACTCAGCCAGGTGAATTCAGCAAAACTGTTGAAAATTGGGTGAATATTGAAGTTCAACCATGGACCCACAgccataaaaatacataaaatcagCAACATATACAAGGCTTCGTTACATTACCTGGTCAGATGCTTTGGCCAGCACAATTAGGTAATATCAGTTATCACAGCTCAAGTGAGAAATCATCTTCATACAAAAGGACTATTTGGATAGAACAGCATGCTAATATTAGTAATTGCAAACTGTGTCTTGGATTTAAAGCCAACACCACTTCAATCACATTTCAAAACTATAATATATGAGCCACTTATAAGTATTAGATAAATGCCAAGTCCAACGCCGGAGAGAGGGCACCCTTTGATCCAAGTAGAACACTGTGGACATTCCTTGCATGAAGAAACATGCTATCCAACAATCATTAAAACAAAATGCACATCTCCACATGCTGAATGTTTCAcgtcatattaaatttttaactgCTCAGGTTGTGTTGACTTGagataaattcaacataaaagGTATTATTATCCTTTTCAATGCAAAAAGAGAACATTTCATTTATGCACAATAAAGTTCATGTGTTAATCTAAAGGACATCATTAAGTAGCCATTGTACgggtaaacaaataaaatttgaaagccTGGCAATATgtacaatcaaaattaatagtCAGAATGCATTAGTCAGAATACATTATATAATGATTTAGAAGGCGATAACAAGATGGCTTTAACATTTTAAGGCAAAATATCATTACTTCTGTTGATAAGTAAAAAGAATAAGATCAAGTGTAAATATTCAATCCACAACAATCAAACAAGTAATAGTTGGTACTTACAGTTTCTTTCCATTCTGAGGACCCATCAGCAGATCGACCACCCATTCGGGCCCACCGGCACCTATACCCATTATCCCCAAGGTCTTCCCCACTTTCTCGGTACCAAGTGCTACCATCTTCATTAGTGCCAACCTCATTTACATGCTCATCAAGCAAGTTGATCCCCCAATCCTTCTCACTAGCAATACCAGTGTCTATAAGAAGATGCCAAGAAACAATGATGTTTTCTTAGAACACAAATTTAAAActagaaaatttattaatagtTACTGTTTAGGGGCCATTGTGCTtataaattagaaaagaaaaataataaaaaaagactaACAgccaaaaattcaaattgaaaGGTAACAGTGAAATATCTCACCTAACTAGGCATTCttcaaaattaatcaaattccCATTATAATAACTGAAAAAATGTAGCAGGTTCTTATCCCTTTCAACAATACAATTATTCATATTGGTAGCAtaacacatatttatttattctttcttcAACATAATGGAAATCCACACATGAAGGCAAATTAACAAATGTGGACAAACTAGCCTTGTTCAGCATAGATGCTCCTTGAAatgttgattaaaatttttaacactAATTTCCTTTACCTATACACATTCCTAATCATTagttacttttgaatttttattcttttgtatttcaAATGACAAGGGTGAAAGCAgagtaatgtaaacaaaatgagcaaaaccaaattaaaaatcatagaaCCAGCTTGAGTTAAACTAAAATCAACTTACCATCATTTCTTCAAAAGAAGATATATTTAACTTCTTAGTATATGGTAGGAAAAAAACTTTATCATCAGTGGGTTTATCATAAGTTTCAAACAAACCTCTCTTCGGGGGGGTATCACGAGACTGAGGAGAATAATTTCTTGGACTGCACCTAGGGTAGAAGTCCTGTTGTTTTGACATACCTTTTGAGCTACAAAATTAAAGTTCACAGTTACACACTAAATATAAAAGCAAGGCACTAGTCTAAAGGACATCAGAATATAGCTAGAAAGAAAAGTTTCTTATAATAACTATACATTCTTAAAACAGAATAAAATGCCTATATTTGAACATACTGTTCATTACTGTCCTTTGAAAATGTTCAGTAAAGTTCCTatacattaaaatttttgttcattataaaataaagtaGTTGTCTTTGACAAATAAGAAACGCTTCAAATGATGGTCACACAAGCCATCCTCCAATATCCCCACAATTGTTAATTCTTGATTTGCAGGAAAAGCAAGACACAGACTTGAGCCAAGGGAAATACAAGTAAAATGCTTCTATCAAAACACAACAGCAAAAGTTCAACAGAGCTGATGAAAAAACCTTTAAAGTAAATtattcttcatatttaaaaattcccttttgtATGACaaaaaagattttataaaaatcccATTTGCTATCATAATCGCGCCTCCTATTTACTAAGAATTCAACTTAAACCAAGATGCTAGCATTTCAGACTTATCAGacatacaaaaaacaaaaaaaacaaaagattaagaactcaggaaaaaaataagaaccgAGAAGAAGGGAAAGGGAGAGCAGGCATGGCACGGGCGCGAACTCTTCTCGGGCTAGACCCTTTCCTCGGCTCACTCCACCAATCATCCCCCTTCTCAGAAGCAGCATTCCTCTTCCCTTTACTAACCTTAAAGAACTCGGGCTCTTTGCAGCAACAACGAACCCCAGGCAGGAACCTTCTCACCCTGAACTGCTGCTGCTGCGCAGGAAGCGAAGCTGGAGCAGCAACGGCGATCCTCTTGATcttgaggttgaagggaggagGAGCAGTGAGGCGTCTGGAACTCACCGCCATGGCTCATTCCAAGGAGCAGAAGAAGGAGGAGCAATGACGCCGATCTAGAAGGAGAGGTTAGCGGCGTGCTCTAAAGAGAGAGGAAGAGCTAACGGGTCGGGTGTGGGTGAAATTGGACCCGCATCCGCGACCGGATTCACCAGCCATACACGTGAGCTGGGTGGGGTCCACGACCACCGCAAGGAGGCGCCTTGGTTGGTCAGGACTGGACTGGACCGGAGACGTGGCTTGGTTTTGGCCGTCAACTCCGTCTTCGCGGCGTCAATGACACGTGTCACTCCGTTACCGGGACCGATCCCATTTTCAAGAAatcttttcttaataaaaatgggcatttttaaaattttcttattctccATATTGCtatataaaagaatataaataatatatgaatatgttttttttccaaaatgaatGGCTAGGCCGGGGTTCGTGTATATGAGCACTCATCAGTAATCACTCACTATCTTACAGACATCATATTCTCGAATACTCATCACTTTGATTGGAACTCTCACTATTTATTAAAgggttttataatattaaaaaataataaaaaaaaatatattgttttggtTTGCCTTCTGTCATTTAGTTTGTATATAAGATGTATTACaaaatctatttaaatattatttctattataattttaacaaaaaagtattaaaaaatcTCTCCACAGTTTGCATAATCCCCAATAAATTCCTGCAAGTATTGGGATTCCTTataaatctcttctttttttctttttttaagccCATTTTCACTTAATTGAGGTTATGGAGCTGTTATATAACATAGGAAATTACTTCAAGCTGAAACCTTGGCTTTTTTCATCTCCTCAACAGGATGAAATGACGAAAAGAACCCTTTTtggaattgtttttaataaatttatagtattttaattttgtttaaagaatAAGatgatttataataatatttaattattattttataattaattaatagaattGTTTTTAAGTTGGTTAATATCTTGTAGAAcacttatattataaataataattcttttataattctaaaataaagttatttaaattaatgaaaaccatttgaaaaaaaactcCAAGGATGGACCTACACTTTTTTTTGGCATCATAGTTTTGATAGATAATATGATTGACTTtagtagtttttttaatttatatacattttatcGATTTGTGCATACGtagggatatttttttattttaaattgtttcaaaatattttaaataaaaaattattttattttataagcaAACCGACCCATCATAGGTGGTGAAATAGAAAGATATTTtgtttaactgtttaaaatatttttaaataaaacttattttattttgtaaaaataccAATCACAACTAATAATCTATCCCaattttttttgcttctttcttgtcATGCTAACttgctatatttttttgtaatttttattagtgatattatgatttattcaactTCATAAGAAAAATACTCCATTTCATATCTAACTAGACcgttattcataaaaaaatccaaaatatatattaatcttttcCACAATTTTTGAAGAATTACTGAATTtgcaatttggttttattttcttataattttgaaGAATTGGTCCATGCTTActaactaaaataaattaagcttttcttaattttaatagtGTATATTATACATGATGGAGGAAACAACGGTAGACTTAAATGCCGAACCTGAGATAAATCTCGAACTCTAATATCAGTACCTAATGTAAACATTAACATTGCAAGAACTACAATATCCATATTATTACTtgtcatttttttgttgtttgtaagTGATTAACATTGTTGTTTGTGATTACAAAATCGGTTGTAAATCTGAAATGTACTCAACAAATGATGCATATCAAATGGAATGCTAAACATGATAATACGGACAATAcatagaaaaacataaataatacacatCAAACGAAAGTAATGCACAGGAAACAAACTCAATACACACTAAACAGAAATAACACACACCAAAAGGAaataatacacaggaaataAAACTACTACACACTCAACAGAAATAATACACAGGTTATATAATTACTACACACAAGACTGAAACAATACACAAGAAAGGGAATTAATACACAAGTATCTAGTCAATTAcacaacaacatcaaaacatACACAGTTcatggtaaaaataaaaacaaataacatccaCTCACATTATGGATAATCCGCTCAGTCCACTATGACTGCATTACATGATCTACGATTATGACCTGCTTGATGACATCGCAACAATGTAAATCACCGCCATCGAGGGCCTGTAAATCAATTATCTTCCTTCTTGGACGCCTGGGCCATTTCTTTGAAATTGGCAGCCGAATTTGAAGCTCACGCTTGTCCTCAGATGGCTTATCATTGTTTGGAATCAGGTATATTGGGTTAGCATACACACGCTAATACCATTCGACAGTGAAGTTTCTGCGTAACAGTGCacatttgtgtttgtttgcatGATCGCGGCACATACATGCTTGCATGGTAGACCATATGCTTCCCATCTTCAGTAGGAGAAACCTCAAAACTGGAGGTTGACTACACTATTGTGGTTGTTAACGACTTTGTACTTGTCTTTAGTGGATCTACCCACCCTTAGCAAATGATTGTCCTCAATAATTTGTTCAACCTTCATGTGTATCTCAGGGCAAAGGTGTGTATCTCACTTGTTTGATTGTTCACGTCTGTCGGCTAgcatattcataagtttaaacctgCGGATGAACACAATACATACCGAATTTATTACACAGTAATGCATATTGCACATAAGAACAAAATATATTACACAGAAACGTAAAAAAAAGTACACGCAAACACATGTAATTACACAGTAATGAACGACACTACATAGGAAATATTTGTAGGTGTATATAGAGAATAACCTTATAGAATCGACCATGCTTGTTCGGGTAGATGGCCGCTTCTTTAATCCAGATATTGAAGGATTTTTCCACATTGGAGTACATCTCGCACCATCgcattcatttaaataaaaagttcgACCAATGATTAACGTCGAAATTCTGAAGCAACCAAGCATGCGCGTACGCAATTTTGACGATTAT is a window from the Dioscorea cayenensis subsp. rotundata cultivar TDr96_F1 chromosome 2, TDr96_F1_v2_PseudoChromosome.rev07_lg8_w22 25.fasta, whole genome shotgun sequence genome containing:
- the LOC120275825 gene encoding uncharacterized protein LOC120275825 isoform X2 → MAVSSRRLTAPPPFNLKIKRIAVAAPASLPAQQQQFRVRRFLPGVRCCCKEPEFFKVSKGKRNAASEKGDDWWSEPRKGSSPRRVRARAMPALPFPSSRSKGMSKQQDFYPRCSPRNYSPQSRDTPPKRDTGIASEKDWGINLLDEHVNEVGTNEDGSTWYRESGEDLGDNGYRCRWARMGGRSADGSSEWKETWWEKSDWTGYKELGAEKFGKNAEGDSWWETWQEVLYQNEWSNLARIERSAQKQAKSGSGTAGWYEKWWEKYDAKGWTEKGAHKYGRLNDQSWWEKWGEHYDGRGFVLKWTDKWAETELGTRWGDKWEEKFFAGIGSRQGETWHVSPVGERWSRTWGEEHYGNGTQIREKHNRRKLGYYCG
- the LOC120275825 gene encoding uncharacterized protein LOC120275825 isoform X1, which codes for MAVSSRRLTAPPPFNLKIKRIAVAAPASLPAQQQQFRVRRFLPGVRCCCKEPEFFKVSKGKRNAASEKGDDWWSEPRKGSSPRRVRARAMPALPFPSSRSKGMSKQQDFYPRCSPRNYSPQSRDTPPKRDTGIASEKDWGINLLDEHVNEVGTNEDGSTWYRESGEDLGDNGYRCRWARMGGRSADGSSEWKETWWEKSDWTGYKELGAEKFGKNAEGDSWWETWQEVLYQNEWSNLARIERSAQKQAKSGSGTAGWYEKWWEKYDAKGWTEKGAHKYGRLNDQSWWEKWGEHYDGRGFVLKWTDKWAETELGTRWGDKWEEKFFAGIGSRQGETWHVSPVGERWSRTWGEEHYGNGKVHKYGKSTTGESWDITVDEDTYYEAEPHYGWADVVGDSTQLLSIQPRERPPGVFPTLDFGLSTQEIEETDDPPDTPADTQ